From Streptomyces fungicidicus, one genomic window encodes:
- a CDS encoding HTH domain-containing protein yields MTEATDLAERAGDRDPRVGLRAVAALRRLLEQLEAVQVRNARNQGWSWQEIAAELGVSRQAVHKKYGRH; encoded by the coding sequence ATGACTGAGGCAACCGACCTCGCCGAGCGGGCGGGCGACCGCGACCCACGGGTCGGCCTGCGGGCTGTCGCCGCCCTGCGCCGGCTGCTGGAGCAACTGGAGGCCGTGCAGGTGCGCAACGCGCGCAACCAGGGCTGGTCGTGGCAGGAGATCGCGGCCGAGCTCGGGGTCAGCAGGCAGGCCGTGCACAAGAAGTACGGGAGGCATTGA
- a CDS encoding NAD(P)-dependent malic enzyme, whose protein sequence is MAAEIVNPRSDSESRNGPTERENGAEPLDSFDPAFALHRGGKMAVQATVPIRDKDDLSLAYTPGVAKVCSAIAEQPDLVHDYTWKSSVVAVVTDGTAVLGLGDIGPEASLPVMEGKAILFKQFGGVDAVPLALNCTDVDEIVETVVRLAPSFGGVNLEDISAPRCFEIERRLQERLDIPVFHDDQHGTAVVSLAALRNAARLSGRTLGELRAVISGAGAAGVAIARMLVEAGIGDVAVADRKGVVSRDRDDLTPIKAELASFTNKAGISGSLEAALAGADVFIGVSGGTVPEPAVASMAEGAFVFAMANPDPEVHPEVAHKYAAVVATGRSDFPNQINNVLAFPGIFAGALQVRASRITEGMKLAAAEALASVVGDDLAADYVIPSPFDERVAPAVTAAVAAAARAEGVARR, encoded by the coding sequence GTGGCAGCGGAGATTGTCAATCCTCGCAGCGACAGCGAAAGCCGGAACGGTCCCACGGAGCGGGAGAACGGGGCCGAGCCCCTCGATTCCTTCGACCCGGCGTTCGCGCTGCACCGCGGCGGCAAGATGGCTGTGCAGGCCACCGTGCCGATCCGCGACAAGGACGATCTGTCCCTGGCTTACACGCCCGGCGTCGCGAAGGTGTGCAGCGCGATCGCCGAGCAGCCGGACCTCGTCCACGACTACACCTGGAAGTCGTCGGTCGTCGCCGTCGTGACCGACGGCACGGCCGTGCTGGGACTCGGTGACATCGGGCCCGAGGCCTCCCTCCCGGTGATGGAGGGCAAGGCCATCCTCTTCAAGCAGTTCGGCGGGGTGGACGCCGTCCCGCTCGCCCTGAACTGCACCGACGTCGACGAGATCGTCGAGACCGTGGTCCGGCTCGCCCCGTCCTTCGGCGGCGTGAACCTGGAGGACATCTCGGCGCCGCGGTGCTTCGAGATCGAGCGCCGGCTGCAGGAGCGGCTGGACATCCCGGTCTTCCACGACGACCAGCACGGCACGGCGGTCGTGTCGCTGGCGGCGCTGCGCAACGCGGCGCGGCTCAGCGGACGCACGCTGGGCGAGCTGCGCGCCGTCATCTCGGGCGCCGGCGCGGCGGGTGTCGCGATCGCCAGGATGCTGGTCGAGGCCGGCATCGGCGATGTCGCCGTGGCCGACCGCAAGGGCGTCGTGTCGCGCGACCGCGACGACCTCACGCCGATCAAGGCGGAGCTGGCGTCGTTCACCAACAAGGCCGGGATCTCCGGCTCCCTGGAGGCCGCGCTGGCCGGCGCCGACGTCTTCATCGGCGTCTCCGGCGGCACGGTGCCGGAGCCGGCGGTGGCGTCGATGGCCGAGGGCGCGTTCGTCTTCGCCATGGCCAACCCGGACCCGGAGGTGCACCCGGAGGTCGCGCACAAGTACGCGGCGGTCGTGGCCACCGGACGGTCGGACTTCCCGAACCAGATCAACAACGTGCTGGCGTTCCCGGGGATCTTCGCGGGGGCGCTGCAGGTGCGCGCCTCCCGGATCACCGAGGGGATGAAGCTGGCCGCGGCCGAGGCGCTGGCCTCGGTGGTCGGTGACGACCTCGCCGCCGACTACGTCATCCCGTCCCCGTTCGACGAGCGGGTCGCCCCCGCGGTGACCGCGGCCGTGGCCGCCGCCGCCCGGGCGGAGGGCGTCGCCCGCCGCTGA
- a CDS encoding Clp protease N-terminal domain-containing protein produces the protein MFERFTKDARDVVKGAVEQAEGAGAGRVGAEHLLLALLDREGSRASFALSALGAGERRESVRTALGEARRRAGLTQAETDALAGIGIDVSEIVARVEEVHGTGAMSGDRKGPGRRSGHRPFDRAAKDVLTGALRAATALRDRRIGDEHLLLALTTRPGVPAEVLADHGVTYESVTRVLYGEGEAKAG, from the coding sequence ATGTTCGAGCGATTCACGAAGGACGCCCGTGACGTGGTGAAGGGGGCGGTCGAACAGGCGGAGGGCGCGGGGGCCGGGCGGGTGGGGGCCGAGCATCTGCTGCTGGCCCTGCTCGACCGGGAAGGCAGCCGGGCCTCCTTCGCGCTGTCCGCCCTCGGCGCCGGTGAGCGGCGCGAGTCGGTGCGGACGGCGCTGGGGGAGGCCCGGCGGCGGGCCGGGCTGACGCAGGCCGAGACCGACGCGCTCGCCGGGATCGGGATCGATGTCTCGGAGATCGTGGCCCGGGTGGAGGAGGTGCACGGGACGGGGGCGATGTCCGGCGACCGGAAGGGCCCCGGCCGGAGGTCGGGACACCGGCCGTTCGACCGCGCGGCCAAGGACGTGCTCACGGGCGCCCTGCGTGCCGCCACCGCCCTGCGCGACCGCCGTATCGGTGACGAGCACCTCCTGCTGGCCCTGACCACCCGCCCCGGCGTCCCCGCCGAGGTCCTCGCCGACCACGGCGTCACCTACGAGTCCGTGACCCGGGTGCTGTACGGAGAGGGCGAGGCCAAGGCCGGCTGA
- a CDS encoding zinc-binding dehydrogenase has product MFAVYAARIDRDQPLTGLELGERPAPESRPGWSTVTVKAASLNHHDLWSLRGVGLAEDKLPMILGCDAAGIDEDGNEVVLHSVIGQSGHGVGPKEPRSILTERYQGTFAEQVAVPTWNILPKPKELSFEEAACLPTAWLTAYRMLFTNAGVRPGDSVLVQGAGGGVATAAIVLGRAAGLRVFATSRDEAKRKRALELGAVEAVEPGARLPQRVDAVIETVGAATWSHSVKSLRPGGTLVISGATSGDRPSHAELTRIFFLELKIVGSTMGTKDELEDLLSFCAAAGVRPVIDEALPMDRAREGFERMESGGQFGKIVLTNP; this is encoded by the coding sequence ATGTTCGCCGTCTACGCCGCCCGAATCGACCGCGACCAGCCGCTGACGGGTCTGGAGTTGGGAGAGCGCCCCGCTCCCGAGTCCCGTCCCGGCTGGAGCACCGTCACGGTCAAGGCCGCCTCCCTCAACCACCACGACCTCTGGTCCCTGCGGGGCGTCGGCCTCGCGGAGGACAAGCTGCCGATGATCCTCGGCTGCGACGCCGCCGGCATCGACGAGGACGGCAACGAGGTCGTCCTGCACTCGGTGATCGGACAGAGCGGTCACGGGGTGGGGCCCAAGGAGCCCCGCTCCATCCTGACCGAGCGCTACCAGGGCACCTTCGCGGAGCAGGTCGCCGTGCCCACCTGGAACATCCTGCCCAAGCCGAAGGAGCTCTCCTTCGAGGAGGCCGCCTGTCTGCCGACGGCCTGGCTGACCGCGTACCGGATGCTGTTCACCAACGCCGGGGTGCGGCCCGGGGACTCGGTGCTGGTGCAGGGCGCCGGGGGCGGCGTCGCCACCGCCGCGATCGTGCTCGGCAGGGCCGCGGGGCTGCGGGTCTTCGCCACCAGCCGGGACGAGGCGAAGCGCAAGCGGGCGCTGGAACTCGGCGCCGTGGAGGCGGTGGAGCCCGGGGCGCGGCTGCCGCAGCGGGTCGACGCGGTGATCGAGACCGTGGGCGCCGCCACCTGGTCCCACTCGGTGAAGTCGCTGCGTCCCGGCGGCACGCTGGTGATCTCCGGCGCCACCAGCGGCGACCGGCCGTCGCATGCCGAGCTGACCCGGATCTTCTTCCTTGAGCTCAAGATCGTCGGCTCGACGATGGGCACCAAGGACGAGCTGGAGGACCTGCTCTCCTTCTGCGCCGCCGCGGGCGTACGGCCCGTCATCGACGAGGCGCTGCCCATGGACCGGGCGCGGGAGGGCTTCGAACGGATGGAGTCCGGCGGGCAGTTCGGCAAGATCGTGCTCACCAACCCCTGA